From the genome of Calliopsis andreniformis isolate RMS-2024a unplaced genomic scaffold, iyCalAndr_principal scaffold0022, whole genome shotgun sequence:
TACAAATTCGCGATCCAtcttatacaaattttatagAAGTTAAATTGTAAGGGATAGAACAAAATGTATTTAAGACTTTTTTGCTCTATTTTTGCTCTTGAATGCATCTGTAAAATTCTCTGATTATTAGTTTAGCATATAGGTATGTTAATATATACTTTTATTActatatacatattattatacatatattatattattttatttcaaatatgtaatatatcaaaaattatattttattcatctatgtaataactattatatttTGGTAGTAGTTGAGGTTTATAGAAGTAAACTGTGTAGTAATATAgttttttttattcaatttctaaaaaattgtgGTTTACAACTcacgaataaaatataataaataataacaaaCTATAAAGTAATAAATTACACATTGACATATATTGTAACAGCAAAAAATATTAGCTATATTATTTACTGTTGTTATATGTATGCATATGTGATAATGTTTAGAATTTCCTGTTGTGTCtgcaattttgtttattttctctacaatttttatttaactaTTTTAAAGTATAAATACATCTGTGAAATACATAAATAGTTGAATCGTAAGTTCATCAAAAGCTGTAGCAAAAGTTTGTTCCAATTTGTACACATAATGTATAAATTGTTAGCTATGGACCCTTAAATTTTTGTAAATGATCTTATCATTAAAAAAGTAATAATTTCTAAATCGATACATCCCTCTGAAAATTTAATGTAAATGTCACATGTATAAATATTTACAGTTATTAGTAATAAATACCCACTTGGACATACCTCAAATAAAACTGAGACATCTGTAGTTCAGACCTAGTAAATCTACTGCTATTACTCACTCTGGCAAATTTTGTACAATATAGGAAATTACAACAGAGCTTCTAACAGAAGTCAAAATTTCACTGAGATCATTTTTATAATTCATTATACTTGTATGAAACTAATTATGGTAAAATTATTTTTGGAACATATTACTAAATTGTATAGGCGTAGGGTTTACAAAAGTAAAACTCCTTGCCTCCTGTTACCAAACGTATCCAAACAAGTTTTCAAGACAATCTTGATTAATACGTCTAGTTCTTAGAAATATTTTCATCTTATCAAAAGCACTAAGTAGGATTTATATGACCGTCTATGAGTTTCGGTATGCATTtgtaaaattgtattttatcctattGATAAAACTATTCCCTTAATGATCACGTCGTTTTCTTGGTGTTTATAGATAAACTTTCATTATGCGATCAGTTATTTCTAGTAGGTTTAATCAAACAACAtgtataaaaaatgtaataaatacTTTTACCGTTGACTTCAAATTTTTGATTCTCTGACGTTATTCCTAAAAGACTTACCAGTTGTATGAAATTTGTACCCATATTCGTAGCAAGAACATTCACGTGTAACTCTGCTTGAAATAACTTTGCGATACAATCGCGTACTCTGTTTCGTAATTCGATACCTGAAAATTGTGAAGGTATAAAAAGTAAGTAATAGGTTGTTTCTAATTGGAGTTAATATCTCTTACCATAAAAACACTTGCATTATGGGCTAAAAGGGCTTATTTCATTGGTGTACtatgaaattcaaaaatttcattGCATCCAgagcaataaaataaatttgCTTTCAGAAACATTTTGTCCATACATGAaatatgttttttttttaatttatttatttatttgtgcaAGTGCAACCTATAATAGCAAGTTATTCTGCAATCAGTATTGCAAACATAGCATTTACAATATTAAACTTGTTTCGTTGTATAAGTAGTGTAATAAGTACATGTCCGCTAAAAGCACTTAATTAGTAGTAAACGTGGTGGTGACATTATATATTTAAATCACAATCTTTTAGGAATGAACACAAGAGCTTACATAGAGTGTCTATAGGTCTATAGAGTAACACATTACACAACATAGGAAGATGAAAACCCCATAATCTCAGATCACAGATAAATTTCAATCTGTGAGTGTCAAATAAAGCACAcaaatataatgtttatttgaaTCTGACATGaattgaacttcaattttttaaagcaTTAGAAAGTGCTACATTATTTGAGCCAAGttttaaaatcaattttaatgctttttgcattttaagcaatGCTTTGTTAGAAGATATATTAAACTACTTCTAAAAAAGTACACCTGTAAACTTAAGAAgtacagaaataaaataaacattCTATGGGTTGTCCGTCTTGTAAAACTACTTAGGCTTTAATACTATTTGCTAAAGGTTTATTTAAATACTTATCATATATATGGAAAAAGCTCTTTTTGCCCCAAAGTAGTTCATATATGAAAACATAAAGCAATCTCTTACTTTTCTGTAATGTTTTTACCTtttcttataattattcctTCCTTGGAATATTTGATAATAAGGCTCTTAATGCCTGCAAGAATGCTGACACAGATGATCCTTGGAATCTTCCTTATTGATAGTAGTACCTATAGTTAAGAATATATACTTTCAATTAGTTTAAGacatttaataaattatatttatatatcgtACGAAAATAAAGTTAATCTTTTATCGAATCCTATGTGATAATAAGAACAAGAACTAGAATACAAtgttatttgtttatttattaaatcAACGGATGTTAAAGTTTAAAGAAGTTAAAGTTATTTACACGCTATCATTCATAGCAAAGTAAAAAGTAGTATTACCTAAAATTTATGTAGATAAAGACTATACTTTGGAACTAAATATTCTTTCCTTCATATCTGCACACGTTTGAGGAGTAATACCTAAATGTTAAAAGAAAAGAATGTTGATTTTTGgcgataacaaaaataattaaaactaatataaataatgtaaatatagTCAAAGTTGGATACAGGACGGCCAAACTCCCAGGTTCAAAGTTGAAGTCATCTTTACAGCGCCGCGTACCGATTTGGGGAGAACTAAAATGTGTAAAATGTGAACGACACATGGTATGTATTGTGTATACATATATGCGTACGCATCGAGTATTCGAATAAGATTAACTAATCGTGAGGCAAACCAGGGCAGGTGAGAAcgcaattaaaaaatttttcattaaaattgtggaaatttattaaaattttgatgAAAAACTTTTAAATTACATTCACGTTTGCCTTGGTTTACCtcttaaattataaaatataattaaaataaaaaattaaaggtGAAAGTGCATAACGTAGGTATGTATATGACATCTTTTATTGATTACTTTCAATTAATCGTACAATTGACATCATTTAGCGAGTTGACATTAATAGAATCTGAAAAGTATaaaatttttatgcatttatggaaatttgaacTGTGTAAAAAGTTACAGATTGCATAtaattatcaaagatatagaaaatgtaaaaaatgaAGTCCAAATCACAGTATTTGGAAGAAGTAAACTCTTATTTAAGTTCCATTTTTTTAACTgctatgaaaatataaaattccataaaaatcCAATCTATTTAATGACTTATATTTTTACTTTAAATGAGGAGTCTCGGTATAGACTCGCGTCAAGTACATTCACACCGCGAAAAGTGATGTTTATGTGGCAAATTTTTTAGAGCGCACATTGAACTATtcacataaattacaaaaagctaatgtacttggctttattttttgatttcgatactttgtaagatcggaataattacaatttcTGTGGATGTACTTGGCGCATACTTTTACACTGACAGTGTTTTTGTTGGGTTTACTATACACAAATTTAAGATACACATACCAcacttatatataaatattttacaatacaGAGATAAGATTATACATTTTGAGAATCCTACTTTTGCAAGCAAATACAATATgcagaaaagaaaagaagaaagaatataatttgctATGCACCATACAATGCAGTGCAACGGTGAAATTGTAAAGTCCATTGAAGCTTTAAAAATGGCGGCTACTAACTCTCATCGATATAAGATATTTGACTGGTGCTCACTGACAGGTTGCAAAAATGTGTATGTGATCTAGCTAGCACCGCGTACCGATACGGGGAGAACTAACACGCGTCTTCAACTCTGACATCTACGCTTGCTCCCCCCTTGGAGTTCAGTAACTGGAGTACCGACACTTGCAATTTACGTGAAGCTACGAGCAGCTTGTGTGAatctagttttgaaataattattaataatggtgGGAACCTGTTGTTTTAAAAACTGCAAAGAGAAGCAAAAGAATGGTGCAAACACATCTTTCCACCAGTAAGTGTTTCAGGTATATTACTAGAGTAGCAACGCTTCACGAAATTCAATCTATCGTGCACCAATAGGTTTGTTTTGATGTGGATGTTACAGAAATAGAACACTTCATTCTTAATGTTGAATATTAGCTAAATATAATATCGCATAACCTATAAttggtaaaataaaaatgtaatgttTCTGAGTATGAGATTTTATTCGTAGCggttttaaaaaaaaagaaaaattacagATTTCCTAAAGATTTGGAATTAAAAAAACAATGGATACAAGCAATACAACGCGACAATTTTGAGCCTTCATCTCATACAAAAGTGTGTTCAAAACATTTTGCAAATGATTGCTTTGTGCAAAATCCTTGGAGCTCAAGACGAGTATTAAAACCTGACGCTGTGCCAAATGTATTAAATGTATCTGAAATGCATCATATACAAGAGCTACATTCAGTCAATGTTCCATGGATTGAATCAGAAAATAGAAAAGCAAGGTTTACTTCCATAATTAATATTTGAACTGTctgtaatattttaaatttgtgTTACATCACTGTAATTTCTTTTTAGCTcacaaaataaatttataaatgaTGACATACATAgtgttaataataaccaagaaAATGTACCACCAAAGACATTGTCAAGAAAGAAGCGAAGAGCCTATCTTGGCGACTTTGAAAATTGTGATATAACAAATAATAACGACAATTATATGCACATCATGAATAGAACAttagtaaaaaaaaataaacaaattaaaGCACTACAGCAAAAAAACAGAATTCTCACAGAAAAAGTTAAGGTCTTACAATCTTTACTGAAAGAACTGAGGGATAA
Proteins encoded in this window:
- the LOC143186836 gene encoding 52 kDa repressor of the inhibitor of the protein kinase-like isoform X1 yields the protein MVGTCCFKNCKEKQKNGANTSFHQFPKDLELKKQWIQAIQRDNFEPSSHTKVCSKHFANDCFVQNPWSSRRVLKPDAVPNVLNVSEMHHIQELHSVNVPWIESENRKASSQNKFINDDIHSVNNNQENVPPKTLSRKKRRAYLGDFENCDITNNNDNYMHIMNRTLVKKNKQIKALQQKNRILTEKVKVLQSLLKELRDKQMLNEDVSKILSKQRGANWRELAKAKARRCPVLRPYVGAGRK
- the LOC143186836 gene encoding uncharacterized protein LOC143186836 isoform X2, which encodes MVQTHLSTTVLKKKKNYRFPKDLELKKQWIQAIQRDNFEPSSHTKVCSKHFANDCFVQNPWSSRRVLKPDAVPNVLNVSEMHHIQELHSVNVPWIESENRKASSQNKFINDDIHSVNNNQENVPPKTLSRKKRRAYLGDFENCDITNNNDNYMHIMNRTLVKKNKQIKALQQKNRILTEKVKVLQSLLKELRDKQMLNEDVSKILSKQRGANWRELAKAKARRCPVLRPYVGAGRK
- the LOC143186836 gene encoding 52 kDa repressor of the inhibitor of the protein kinase-like isoform X3 yields the protein MVQTHLSTSKCFRFPKDLELKKQWIQAIQRDNFEPSSHTKVCSKHFANDCFVQNPWSSRRVLKPDAVPNVLNVSEMHHIQELHSVNVPWIESENRKASSQNKFINDDIHSVNNNQENVPPKTLSRKKRRAYLGDFENCDITNNNDNYMHIMNRTLVKKNKQIKALQQKNRILTEKVKVLQSLLKELRDKQMLNEDVSKILSKQRGANWRELAKAKARRCPVLRPYVGAGRK